The following are from one region of the Nicotiana tomentosiformis chromosome 7, ASM39032v3, whole genome shotgun sequence genome:
- the LOC138895226 gene encoding uncharacterized protein → MITTPVAQPIVRPPRGGLQVSRGRPRGGGQPGGGQPIGAPSRFYAFLARPDAEALDAVITGASCESLSTFVYVSTPVGDSVVVNRIYRSCIITFYGYETRADLLLLEMVDFVIILCMDWLSPYHAILDCHAKTVTLAILALPKLEWKGSSVNSFNRIIYFIKA, encoded by the exons ATGATTACCACCCCAGTTGCTCAACCAATCGTCCGACCACCTAGAGGTGGATTACAGGTgagtagaggtcgtcctagaggtggaggtcagccgggtggaggccagccaattgGTGCTCcatctcggttctatgcttttttggccagaccagatgcagaggccttagatgctgtgattacag GTgcttcttgtgagtccttgagtacatttgtttatgtgtccactcctgtgggtgattctgttgttgtgaaccggatctaccggtcatgtattattacattctatggttatgaaactagagcagatctcctattgcttgagatggtCGATTTTGTAATTATTCTatgcatggactggttatctccatatcatgctattctagattgccatgctaagactgttaccttggctattctagCATTGCCTAaactggagtggaagggttcgtctgttaatTCATTTAATcggattatttattttataaaggcttag